In Streptomyces sp. NBC_01381, a genomic segment contains:
- a CDS encoding thiamine pyrophosphate-binding protein: MHYATGGDLLVAVLRELGVDTVFGIVSVHNLPLVEAVDRELRFVPVRHEATAVNAADAYGRARGSLGCALTSTGTGAGNAAGSLVEALSSGTSVLHITGQVESEFLGSGRGFIHETKDQLGMLRAVSAYAASVPSANAAGRILREAARAALTDPGGPASVEWPVDLQYAAQTDVGGSADRGSAGAGPAGTAGAGPTDLAGPAGASPTGPAGTGPASPADAGPTSPASPADAGPTSPADPAGASPTSPADPAGASPTSPAGTSPARPADASPTSPAASADASPTSSAGTGPARPADASPTGPAASAGASPTDPAGTGPARPADAVPPRRPAGHVPASAPVRPEEEPAGAETLQATDPALATPARQETTGFPTPPGPTPAGDPAGISAPAHSPLPAPADRRSAAAPSPFAAPRPSRPLPAEGELAAAQALLASARRPLIWAGGGATRARRELAELLDATGAGLLTSNSGRGSVPEDHPQVIGNFATTPAARALLADADVLLTIGTHFRSNETADYGLELPAAHIQIDIDAAALGRVYPARHPLHGHAPDVLAALLPHARRAEESWTRRITEVREDVRATLHDNIGPQAAICDAIRAALPREAVVARDVTIPSSSWGNRLLEMYDPRDNVFPRGGGIGQGLGMGIGAALARTDAPTVVLAGDGGLAVHLGELLTLAQERPRLTLIVFNDGGYGVLRNMQDRYSERRSGVDLATPDFELLAQACGLAYARIAAEEHAEPVISHAVASEGPTLVEVDLARLGPMKNPFTPPVKIPGQ; encoded by the coding sequence ATGCACTACGCCACCGGAGGCGATCTCCTCGTCGCCGTCCTGCGCGAACTCGGCGTCGACACGGTGTTCGGCATCGTCAGCGTGCACAATCTGCCGCTGGTCGAGGCGGTCGACCGGGAGCTGCGGTTCGTCCCGGTCCGCCACGAGGCGACCGCGGTGAACGCGGCCGACGCCTACGGCCGGGCCCGCGGCTCGCTGGGCTGCGCGCTCACCTCGACGGGCACGGGCGCGGGCAACGCGGCGGGCTCGCTGGTCGAGGCGCTCAGCTCGGGCACGTCCGTCCTCCACATCACGGGCCAGGTGGAGAGCGAGTTCCTCGGCAGCGGCCGCGGCTTCATCCACGAGACCAAGGACCAGCTCGGCATGTTGCGCGCGGTCTCCGCGTACGCGGCTTCCGTCCCGTCGGCGAACGCCGCGGGCCGCATCCTGCGCGAGGCGGCCCGCGCGGCGCTGACGGATCCGGGCGGCCCGGCGAGCGTGGAGTGGCCGGTTGATCTGCAGTACGCGGCGCAGACGGATGTGGGGGGCTCGGCGGATAGGGGCTCGGCGGGCGCGGGTCCGGCAGGCACGGCGGGCGCGGGTCCGACCGACTTGGCAGGCCCGGCGGGCGCGAGTCCGACCGGCCCGGCAGGCACAGGCCCGGCCAGCCCGGCGGACGCGGGTCCGACCAGCCCGGCCAGCCCGGCGGACGCGGGTCCGACCAGCCCGGCAGACCCGGCAGGCGCGAGTCCAACCAGCCCGGCAGACCCGGCAGGCGCGAGTCCAACCAGCCCGGCAGGCACAAGCCCCGCCCGCCCGGCAGACGCGAGTCCGACCAGCCCGGCAGCCTCGGCGGACGCAAGTCCGACCAGCTCGGCAGGCACAGGCCCCGCCCGCCCGGCGGACGCGAGTCCGACCGGCCCGGCAGCCTCAGCAGGCGCGAGTCCGACCGACCCGGCAGGCACAGGCCCGGCCCGCCCGGCGGACGCCGTCCCGCCGCGCAGGCCGGCCGGCCACGTGCCCGCGTCAGCTCCCGTGCGGCCGGAAGAAGAACCGGCCGGCGCCGAGACGCTCCAGGCCACCGATCCGGCCCTCGCGACGCCCGCGCGCCAGGAAACCACCGGCTTCCCCACACCGCCCGGGCCCACCCCCGCAGGGGACCCCGCCGGAATCTCCGCCCCTGCGCACTCGCCGCTTCCGGCACCCGCTGACCGCAGGTCCGCCGCCGCACCTTCGCCGTTCGCAGCCCCGCGCCCCAGCCGCCCGCTTCCCGCCGAGGGCGAACTCGCCGCCGCCCAGGCCCTCTTGGCCTCCGCCCGGCGCCCCCTCATCTGGGCCGGTGGCGGAGCCACGCGGGCCCGCCGCGAGCTGGCCGAGCTGCTCGACGCCACCGGTGCGGGACTGCTGACCTCCAACTCCGGGCGGGGCTCCGTGCCCGAGGACCACCCGCAGGTCATCGGGAACTTCGCCACCACCCCGGCCGCCCGCGCCCTCCTCGCCGACGCCGACGTCCTGCTGACCATCGGCACGCACTTCCGGTCCAACGAGACTGCCGACTACGGCCTTGAACTGCCCGCCGCGCACATCCAGATCGACATCGACGCCGCCGCGCTCGGCCGTGTGTACCCGGCGCGGCACCCCCTGCACGGTCACGCGCCCGACGTGCTCGCGGCCCTGCTGCCGCACGCGCGACGGGCCGAGGAGAGCTGGACGCGGCGTATCACCGAGGTCCGCGAGGACGTCCGCGCCACCCTGCACGACAACATCGGCCCGCAGGCCGCGATCTGCGACGCCATCCGGGCCGCCCTGCCCCGCGAGGCCGTCGTCGCCCGCGATGTGACCATCCCCTCCAGCAGCTGGGGCAACCGGCTCCTGGAGATGTACGACCCGCGCGACAACGTCTTCCCGCGCGGCGGCGGCATCGGGCAGGGGCTCGGCATGGGCATCGGCGCGGCGCTCGCCAGGACCGACGCGCCCACCGTCGTCCTCGCCGGCGACGGCGGGCTCGCCGTCCACCTCGGGGAGCTCCTCACGCTCGCCCAGGAGCGGCCCCGGCTCACCCTGATCGTCTTCAACGACGGCGGGTACGGCGTGCTCCGCAACATGCAGGACCGCTACAGCGAGCGCCGCAGTGGCGTGGACCTCGCCACGCCCGATTTCGAACTCCTCGCCCAGGCCTGCGGGTTGGCGTACGCGCGGATCGCCGCCGAGGAGCATGCGGAGCCGGTCATCAGCCATGCCGTCGCCTCCGAAGGCCCGACCCTCGTCGAGGTCGACCTGGCCCGGCTCGGCCCGATGAAGAACCCGTTCACCCCGCCCGTCAAGATCCCCGGCCAGTGA
- a CDS encoding SDR family oxidoreductase, producing the protein MDLGLADRTVLVTGGSSGVGLATVRALLDEGARVATCGRDAERLGKAAASLGGGDRLLTRVCDVRDADAVREFTRHAADTFGAIDGLVNNAGQSRMKGLDESTADDWRDELDLKFAGVLNPLHAARPYLAASGAASVVNVNAVLAKQPEPRLITTSAARAGILNLSKSLSVELAPEGIRVNSVCLGLIDTGQWTRRHAAADSGLSYEDWQAELAADRGIALGRLGRAEEVAYAIVTLLSPRASYTTGTSIDVCGGVGRSIL; encoded by the coding sequence ATGGATCTGGGCCTCGCCGACCGGACCGTCCTGGTCACCGGCGGCAGCTCGGGCGTCGGCCTGGCCACGGTCCGCGCCCTGCTCGACGAGGGCGCGCGGGTCGCCACCTGCGGGCGTGACGCCGAGCGGCTCGGCAAGGCCGCGGCCTCGCTGGGCGGCGGCGACCGGCTGCTCACGAGGGTGTGCGACGTACGGGACGCGGACGCCGTACGGGAGTTCACGCGGCACGCGGCGGACACGTTCGGCGCGATCGACGGGCTCGTGAACAACGCGGGCCAGTCCCGTATGAAGGGTCTGGACGAGTCGACCGCCGATGACTGGCGCGACGAGCTGGACCTGAAGTTCGCCGGGGTCCTGAACCCCCTGCACGCGGCCCGCCCGTACCTCGCGGCGTCCGGCGCGGCGAGCGTCGTGAACGTCAACGCGGTCCTGGCCAAGCAGCCCGAGCCGCGCCTGATCACCACGAGCGCGGCCCGCGCGGGCATCCTCAACCTCTCCAAGTCCCTCTCGGTGGAGCTCGCTCCCGAGGGCATCCGCGTCAACTCGGTCTGCCTGGGCCTCATCGACACCGGCCAGTGGACGCGACGCCACGCGGCCGCCGACTCCGGCCTCTCCTACGAGGACTGGCAGGCGGAGCTGGCAGCCGACCGCGGGATCGCGCTCGGCCGGCTCGGGCGGGCGGAGGAGGTCGCGTACGCGATCGTCACGCTGCTCTCGCCCCGCGCCTCGTACACCACCGGCACCAGCATCGACGTCTGCGGCGGCGTCGGCCGCTCCATCCTCTGA